From Erwinia pyri, a single genomic window includes:
- a CDS encoding winged helix-turn-helix transcriptional regulator, which yields MESEREALLQFSKEFCEELSNDDEGLKREILAHAGNRWSLGVLHILGTCGSLRYGEIRRYLTGVTQRMLTRTLRHLERDGLISRCDYEEKLPRVVYAITDSGKEMLLRMLPLWSWIITSADYIREARARYDGD from the coding sequence ATGGAGTCTGAACGGGAAGCATTGCTGCAATTTTCAAAGGAGTTTTGTGAAGAATTAAGCAACGATGATGAGGGGCTGAAACGTGAGATCCTGGCACATGCCGGTAATCGCTGGTCGCTGGGCGTGTTACATATTCTCGGTACCTGCGGGTCTCTTCGCTATGGGGAGATACGTCGCTACCTTACGGGAGTCACGCAAAGAATGCTGACGCGGACACTGCGTCATCTGGAGCGTGACGGACTTATATCCCGCTGTGATTACGAGGAGAAATTGCCCCGGGTGGTTTATGCGATTACCGATTCCGGAAAAGAAATGCTTCTCAGGATGTTACCTTTATGGTCCTGGATTATCACATCCGCCGACTATATCCGTGAAGCCAGAGCACGGTACGATGGTGATTAG
- a CDS encoding ABC transporter permease subunit, with protein MEAFFLQQLVNGLTLGAVYGLIAIGYTMVYGIIGMINFAHGEVYMISAYLCAIGLALLSYFGIHSFPLLIFGTLIFTIVVTGVYGWTIERIAYRPLRNSTRLAPLISAIGMSLILQNYAQISQGPNQQGIPTLLTGVLRFEVGDGVVQITWTKVFILAAALAGMALLTWIIQYTRLGRICRATQQDRKMASILGINTDRVISLVFVIGAAMAGLAGVLVTMNYGTFDFYAGFIIGIKAFTAAVLGGIGSLPGAMLGGLLLGIAEAQFAGMVNSDYKDVFSFALLVVILIFRPQGLLGRPLVTKV; from the coding sequence ATGGAAGCATTCTTTCTGCAACAACTGGTCAATGGCCTGACGCTGGGGGCCGTCTATGGCCTGATCGCCATCGGCTATACCATGGTTTATGGCATTATCGGCATGATTAACTTTGCGCATGGCGAAGTCTATATGATCTCCGCTTACCTCTGCGCAATTGGCCTGGCGCTGCTCTCTTACTTCGGTATTCACTCTTTCCCGCTGCTGATCTTCGGTACGCTCATTTTCACCATCGTCGTTACCGGCGTGTATGGCTGGACAATTGAACGTATTGCCTACCGGCCGTTGCGAAACTCTACCCGGCTCGCACCGTTAATATCAGCTATCGGCATGTCACTTATTCTGCAGAACTATGCGCAAATCAGTCAGGGACCCAATCAGCAGGGCATTCCTACGCTGCTGACCGGCGTGCTGCGATTTGAGGTGGGCGATGGCGTGGTGCAAATCACCTGGACCAAAGTCTTTATCCTGGCGGCGGCGCTGGCCGGTATGGCGCTACTCACCTGGATTATTCAGTACACCCGGCTGGGAAGGATCTGTCGCGCCACGCAGCAGGACAGAAAGATGGCCTCGATCCTCGGTATCAATACCGATCGGGTTATCTCGCTGGTATTTGTGATCGGCGCAGCGATGGCCGGTCTGGCTGGGGTGCTGGTGACGATGAACTACGGCACCTTCGACTTTTATGCCGGGTTTATTATCGGCATCAAAGCCTTTACCGCCGCGGTGCTGGGCGGCATTGGCTCCCTGCCGGGCGCGATGCTGGGGGGGCTGCTGCTGGGCATTGCCGAGGCGCAGTTCGCCGGCATGGTGAACTCCGATTACAAAGATGTGTTCTCGTTTGCGCTGCTGGTGGTGATCCTGATTTTCCGCCCGCAGGGGCTGTTGGGACGTCCGCTGGTGACCAAGGTGTAA
- a CDS encoding type II toxin-antitoxin system CcdA family antitoxin, giving the protein MAATQRATQSVTMTVERTLLSRAREAGINLSATLTAALDAELRQYEAKKWQEENSEALEALNRFHDEHGCFSDEYRTF; this is encoded by the coding sequence ATGGCTGCTACACAACGAGCAACGCAAAGCGTTACCATGACCGTAGAACGAACCTTACTCAGCCGTGCGCGTGAGGCTGGAATTAATCTAAGTGCCACCCTGACCGCAGCCCTTGACGCTGAACTACGCCAGTACGAAGCGAAAAAGTGGCAGGAGGAAAACAGCGAAGCGCTGGAAGCTCTTAACCGCTTTCACGATGAACATGGTTGTTTCAGCGATGAGTACAGGACATTTTAA
- a CDS encoding AMP nucleosidase, translating to MTQPSAPKGLSVAGALDKLDALYEEAVTALREAITTYISSGQLPDEAARASGLFVYPELRVSWEGDDSGHRLTRAFGRFTRPGSYATTITRPALARHYLSEQLEMLAGEYPVTLEVRPSSQEIPFPYVIDGSNLGLDRTMSAGLAKHFPTTELAQIGDENADGLYQPGEAFPLSHFDALRTDFSLARLRHYTGTPVEHFQSYVLFTNYTRYVDEFVRWGCEQIADPDSPYEALSCAGSIFVTAETPDPLQVISGLAWKNHQMPAWHLIAKEGQGITLINIGVGPSNAKTICDHLAVLRPHTWLMIGHCGGLRESQTIGDYVLAHAYLRDDHVLDDVLPPDIPVPSIAEVQRALYDATKQVSGMPGDQVKQRLRTGTVVTTDDRNWELRYSASALRFNLSRAVAVDMESATIAAQGYRFRVPYGTLLCVSDKPLHGEIKLPGQANRFYEGAISEHLQIGIRAIDLLRAEGDKLHSRKLRTFNEPPFR from the coding sequence ATGACTCAGCCTTCTGCCCCGAAAGGGTTGTCCGTAGCCGGGGCGCTGGACAAGCTGGACGCCCTCTATGAAGAGGCCGTTACCGCGCTTCGCGAAGCGATTACCACCTATATCAGCAGCGGTCAGTTACCGGACGAAGCCGCGCGCGCCAGCGGCCTGTTTGTTTACCCGGAACTGCGCGTAAGCTGGGAAGGCGACGATTCAGGCCACCGCCTTACCCGCGCCTTTGGTCGTTTTACCCGTCCGGGCAGCTACGCCACCACCATCACCCGCCCGGCGCTGGCGCGGCACTACCTTTCTGAACAGCTTGAGATGCTGGCCGGCGAATATCCGGTGACGCTGGAAGTAAGACCTTCCAGCCAGGAGATCCCCTTCCCTTATGTGATTGATGGTTCCAACCTGGGGCTGGACCGCACCATGAGCGCCGGTCTGGCGAAACACTTCCCCACTACTGAGCTGGCACAGATTGGCGATGAAAATGCCGATGGCCTCTATCAGCCGGGTGAAGCGTTCCCGCTTTCCCACTTCGATGCGCTGCGTACTGATTTTTCGCTGGCAAGGCTCCGTCACTACACCGGCACGCCCGTTGAGCATTTCCAGTCCTACGTGTTGTTCACCAACTACACCCGCTATGTGGATGAGTTTGTCCGCTGGGGTTGTGAACAGATAGCAGATCCTGATTCCCCCTATGAAGCGTTGTCCTGCGCGGGCAGCATTTTTGTCACGGCGGAAACGCCCGATCCTTTGCAGGTTATCTCTGGCCTGGCGTGGAAAAATCACCAGATGCCCGCCTGGCATCTGATCGCTAAAGAGGGTCAGGGGATCACGCTGATCAACATTGGCGTCGGGCCCTCCAACGCCAAGACCATCTGCGACCACCTGGCGGTGCTGCGTCCTCATACCTGGCTGATGATTGGTCACTGCGGCGGGCTGCGCGAGAGCCAGACCATTGGCGATTACGTGCTGGCCCACGCTTATCTGCGCGATGACCACGTACTGGATGACGTGCTGCCGCCAGATATCCCGGTTCCCAGCATCGCGGAAGTGCAGCGGGCGCTTTATGACGCCACCAAGCAGGTCAGCGGTATGCCTGGCGATCAGGTTAAACAGCGGCTGCGTACCGGCACGGTGGTGACTACCGATGACCGTAACTGGGAGCTGCGCTACTCCGCCTCCGCGCTGCGTTTTAACCTCAGCCGTGCGGTAGCTGTAGATATGGAGAGCGCCACCATCGCCGCGCAGGGTTATCGCTTCCGCGTACCTTACGGGACGCTGCTTTGCGTCTCCGATAAGCCGTTGCATGGCGAGATCAAGCTGCCGGGCCAGGCAAACCGTTTCTATGAAGGGGCGATCTCCGAGCATCTGCAAATCGGCATTCGCGCGATAGATCTGCTGCGCGCCGAAGGGGATAAGCTGCACTCCCGCAAACTGCGTACCTTTAACGAGCCGCCGTTCCGCTAA
- a CDS encoding EthD domain-containing protein, protein MIKVVIGFKRRQGMGIQEFREYRRDVHAPMLFAIPEAKKIRRFVISYPVNYMTSEEPRFDAMVEAWFDNIDDMNKLFLSDNFATRVDPDHVNFIDLTSVVRLVTEEVIVVE, encoded by the coding sequence ATGATCAAAGTCGTTATCGGTTTCAAGCGCCGGCAGGGTATGGGCATTCAGGAATTCAGGGAATATCGTCGCGACGTTCATGCCCCGATGCTTTTTGCAATTCCTGAAGCGAAGAAGATCCGCCGCTTCGTGATTTCATACCCCGTGAATTATATGACCTCAGAAGAACCACGGTTCGACGCCATGGTGGAGGCGTGGTTCGACAACATTGACGACATGAACAAACTCTTCCTGTCGGACAACTTTGCCACCAGGGTGGATCCTGACCACGTGAACTTCATCGACTTGACTTCCGTGGTCCGGCTCGTGACCGAAGAGGTCATTGTCGTTGAATAA
- a CDS encoding CcdB family protein has product MQFTVYGNTGKSAVYPLLLDVTSDIIGQLNRRIVVPLLPVENYPGSPRPERLVPLIRLTDNREYAVMTHEMASIPARSLGAVFCDVSHYRTQIKAAIDFLLDGI; this is encoded by the coding sequence ATGCAGTTCACTGTATACGGCAATACCGGGAAAAGCGCCGTCTATCCCCTGCTGCTTGATGTAACCAGCGATATTATCGGCCAGTTAAACCGCAGGATTGTTGTCCCTCTGCTGCCTGTTGAAAATTACCCAGGCAGCCCACGCCCCGAACGGCTGGTTCCGCTTATCAGACTGACCGACAATAGAGAATATGCAGTTATGACGCATGAGATGGCGAGCATTCCCGCGCGTTCTCTGGGAGCGGTGTTCTGCGATGTTTCCCATTATCGTACCCAGATCAAAGCCGCGATTGATTTTCTTCTCGACGGTATTTAA
- the livM gene encoding high-affinity branched-chain amino acid ABC transporter permease LivM — translation MTDAAMKPGLDIRQCLIDTVLAGLCALVVFGPIVGIVLKGYSFELSPQRVAILVAAVMAGRVLLSLTLQSATGRKFVARFEGADDGVYVRPADYRSRLRWIIPLLLVLAILFPFIATKYLLTVAILGLIYVLLGLGLNIVVGLAGLLDLGYVAFYAIGAYGLALGYQYLGLGFWAMLPLGAILAALAGALLGFPVLRMHGDYLAIVTLGFGEIIRLVLTNWVSFTGGPNGVSVPAPTFFGLEFARRAKEGGVPIHEFLHTTYNPNLKFIFIYAVLILVVLLVLFIKHRLTRMPIGRAWEALREDEIACRAMGLNHVLVKLSAFMLGASTAGIAGVFFATYQGFVNPTSFTFFESALILAIVVLGGMGSTLGVVLAAFVLTVAPELLRSFAEYRVLLFGVLMVLMMIWRPRGLVRTSRVGVAMRKGVAP, via the coding sequence ATGACGGATGCTGCAATGAAGCCGGGGCTGGATATCAGGCAGTGCCTGATCGATACGGTGCTGGCGGGGCTGTGTGCGCTGGTGGTGTTTGGGCCGATTGTCGGCATAGTGCTGAAGGGCTACAGTTTTGAACTCTCCCCACAGCGGGTAGCGATTCTGGTAGCTGCGGTAATGGCGGGCAGAGTGCTACTGAGCCTGACGCTGCAGAGCGCCACCGGGCGTAAATTCGTCGCCCGTTTTGAAGGGGCTGATGACGGTGTTTATGTGCGGCCCGCTGATTACCGCAGCCGCCTGCGCTGGATTATTCCCCTGCTGCTGGTGCTGGCGATCCTGTTTCCCTTTATTGCCACAAAATATCTGCTCACCGTAGCTATTCTGGGGCTGATCTACGTGCTGCTGGGGCTGGGGCTGAATATTGTGGTCGGGCTGGCAGGGCTGCTGGATTTGGGATACGTGGCGTTTTACGCCATCGGTGCTTACGGTCTGGCGCTGGGTTATCAGTATCTCGGGCTGGGCTTCTGGGCGATGCTTCCGCTTGGCGCAATACTCGCAGCGCTGGCAGGCGCGCTGCTGGGATTCCCGGTATTAAGAATGCACGGGGATTACCTGGCTATCGTCACGCTGGGCTTTGGCGAAATTATTCGTCTGGTGCTGACCAACTGGGTCAGCTTTACCGGCGGCCCCAACGGCGTTTCCGTGCCCGCACCCACCTTTTTTGGCCTGGAGTTTGCCCGGCGAGCCAAAGAGGGCGGGGTGCCCATCCATGAGTTTCTGCATACCACTTACAACCCCAACCTGAAGTTTATCTTTATCTATGCCGTCCTGATCCTGGTGGTGCTGCTGGTGCTGTTTATCAAGCACCGGCTGACCCGCATGCCAATCGGGCGGGCGTGGGAAGCGCTGCGTGAAGATGAGATTGCCTGCCGGGCGATGGGGCTGAATCACGTGCTGGTAAAACTCTCCGCTTTTATGCTGGGTGCCTCAACCGCAGGCATTGCGGGCGTCTTCTTCGCCACTTATCAGGGCTTTGTTAATCCTACGTCCTTCACCTTTTTTGAATCCGCGCTGATCCTCGCCATTGTGGTGCTGGGCGGGATGGGCTCGACGCTGGGCGTGGTGCTGGCAGCCTTTGTGCTGACCGTTGCGCCCGAACTTCTGCGCAGCTTTGCCGAATACCGCGTGCTGCTGTTTGGCGTACTGATGGTGCTGATGATGATCTGGCGGCCGCGCGGGCTGGTGCGCACCAGCCGTGTGGGCGTGGCCATGCGCAAGGGAGTGGCGCCATGA
- a CDS encoding aromatic alcohol reductase — protein MKSENKFLNSVLILGAGELGLQVLRAMCNKAQKHTNLKISVLLRKEAANAVSGPHKARLDELMKLRISVVEGDLQENSIDELSEIFGSFDTVINCSGFVGGPGTQIKITQSVLKAAVARYFPWQFGVDYDVVGKGSGQQVWDEQLEVRHLLRGQNATEWVIVSTGIFTSYLFESGFGVVDVQSKTVFGLGDWQHAVTLTTPEDIGKLTAAIFFHQPAFRNEIVFIAGDTLTYSELADLMQTHWNAEVNRKLLVRKKLEDDVQHNPEDVGAKYRLAFARPDGVAWSKEKTFNYLQGIETTTVGQWLAKQRAV, from the coding sequence ATGAAATCAGAAAACAAATTTTTAAATAGCGTTCTGATACTCGGCGCAGGAGAACTTGGTCTGCAGGTATTACGAGCGATGTGCAATAAAGCGCAGAAACATACCAATTTAAAAATCAGTGTATTACTAAGAAAAGAAGCGGCTAACGCCGTTTCTGGTCCACACAAGGCACGACTGGATGAGCTGATGAAACTGCGCATCTCTGTAGTTGAGGGCGATCTGCAGGAAAACAGTATCGATGAGCTGAGTGAGATATTTGGCTCTTTTGACACCGTCATCAACTGTAGTGGTTTTGTCGGCGGGCCGGGAACGCAGATAAAGATTACACAGTCGGTATTAAAAGCGGCCGTAGCACGATACTTTCCGTGGCAGTTTGGCGTTGACTATGACGTGGTTGGTAAAGGCAGCGGGCAGCAGGTATGGGATGAACAGCTTGAGGTTCGCCACCTGCTGCGCGGGCAAAATGCAACGGAATGGGTCATTGTCTCTACCGGAATTTTTACCAGCTACCTGTTTGAATCTGGCTTTGGTGTGGTTGATGTACAAAGTAAAACTGTTTTTGGCCTGGGCGACTGGCAGCATGCAGTGACGCTGACCACACCTGAAGATATCGGCAAGCTGACTGCAGCTATTTTCTTCCATCAGCCCGCTTTTCGTAACGAGATTGTCTTTATCGCAGGCGATACGCTGACCTACAGTGAGCTGGCTGATTTAATGCAAACCCACTGGAACGCTGAAGTAAACCGAAAATTACTGGTCAGGAAAAAGCTTGAGGATGACGTGCAGCATAATCCTGAAGATGTGGGAGCAAAATACCGGCTTGCTTTCGCCCGGCCTGACGGGGTGGCATGGAGTAAAGAAAAAACATTCAATTATCTTCAGGGGATTGAAACCACAACGGTCGGTCAGTGGCTTGCAAAACAGCGTGCCGTGTAG
- a CDS encoding AraC family transcriptional regulator: MVADPLSDVLSLLTPKTYIAGGFDLGGKWALQFEKHSGLKYFALVSGSAWLAVDSGQDPIRLEAGDCVLLPNGRRFLIAQDLAFKPVSIATLPEEDWNGGIATVNGGGETTMLGGHFGFAGKHVDILLGSMPAIIRLRDEDDKSGLRWALGRMRQELFGAQPGARLVVQHLAHLMLVQALRLYLAHGVGSGVGWLFALSDERIAVAIGAIHASPGTRWTLPELAQKAGMSRSKFALRFKSISGASPIEYLTRWRMMIACHRLTNGTESVSRIALSLGYASEAAFSTAFRRLIGCSPRQYSLKNKLLNETAN, encoded by the coding sequence ATGGTTGCTGATCCCTTATCCGATGTTCTCTCGCTATTGACGCCAAAAACTTACATTGCGGGTGGCTTTGACTTAGGAGGGAAATGGGCGCTTCAGTTCGAGAAGCATTCTGGTCTCAAATATTTTGCGCTCGTATCTGGCAGCGCCTGGCTCGCTGTCGATAGTGGGCAAGATCCGATAAGGCTTGAAGCGGGTGATTGCGTCCTGTTACCCAACGGACGTCGATTTCTGATTGCTCAAGACCTCGCCTTCAAGCCGGTCAGTATTGCCACCCTACCCGAAGAGGACTGGAACGGCGGTATCGCGACAGTGAACGGCGGCGGAGAAACAACAATGCTCGGCGGCCATTTCGGATTCGCCGGCAAACATGTCGACATCCTGCTTGGATCAATGCCTGCCATCATTCGGCTTCGCGATGAAGATGATAAGTCAGGTCTGCGATGGGCCCTCGGCCGTATGCGACAAGAGCTGTTCGGAGCGCAGCCGGGTGCCAGGCTCGTGGTGCAGCATCTCGCTCACTTAATGCTGGTCCAGGCGCTGCGACTTTATCTCGCTCACGGCGTGGGAAGTGGGGTCGGCTGGCTGTTTGCACTAAGTGATGAAAGGATCGCCGTTGCCATTGGCGCAATTCATGCGAGCCCAGGCACCCGTTGGACTTTGCCGGAACTTGCGCAGAAGGCCGGGATGTCCCGATCCAAGTTCGCACTCAGGTTCAAAAGTATATCTGGGGCGTCGCCAATTGAATATCTCACACGATGGAGAATGATGATTGCCTGTCACCGGCTCACCAATGGTACTGAATCTGTCTCCAGAATCGCGCTGTCACTAGGTTATGCATCAGAAGCTGCATTCAGTACAGCGTTTCGGCGACTCATCGGATGTTCGCCACGACAGTATTCTTTGAAAAATAAGTTGCTAAACGAAACTGCTAATTAA
- a CDS encoding ABC transporter ATP-binding protein has protein sequence MSQSLLEFRNVNVFYGPVQALKEISLTVNEGETVSLIGANGAGKSTLLMSIFGQPRIAAGEILYRGKDISHKSTHFIASNGIAQAPEGRRIFPDMTVEENLLMGTIPIGSRYQNEDKARMYSLFPRLEERRSQRAMTLSGGEQQMLAIARALMSRPKLLLLDEPSLGLAPIVVKQIFQILRELTQGGLTLFLVEQNANHALKLSDRAYVMVNGQIRLTGTGQELLADPEVRSAYLGGT, from the coding sequence ATGAGCCAGAGCCTGCTTGAGTTTCGCAACGTGAACGTTTTCTATGGTCCTGTCCAGGCATTAAAAGAGATTTCGCTGACGGTGAATGAAGGCGAAACGGTCTCGCTGATTGGCGCGAATGGTGCCGGTAAATCAACGCTACTGATGTCGATATTTGGTCAGCCGCGTATTGCAGCGGGGGAGATCCTCTATCGCGGGAAAGATATCAGCCATAAGTCGACCCACTTTATTGCCAGCAACGGCATTGCCCAGGCACCGGAAGGGCGGCGAATTTTCCCGGATATGACGGTGGAGGAGAACCTGTTAATGGGCACCATCCCCATCGGCAGTCGTTATCAGAACGAGGACAAAGCCCGTATGTACAGCCTGTTTCCCCGTCTGGAGGAGCGGCGCAGCCAGCGGGCCATGACCTTATCGGGCGGTGAGCAACAGATGCTGGCGATTGCGCGCGCCCTGATGAGCAGACCAAAACTGCTGCTGCTGGATGAACCCAGCCTGGGCCTGGCACCGATTGTGGTGAAGCAGATTTTTCAGATCCTGCGGGAACTGACGCAAGGAGGTTTGACGCTGTTTCTGGTGGAGCAAAATGCTAATCACGCGCTTAAGCTTTCAGACAGGGCGTATGTGATGGTGAATGGGCAAATCCGGCTGACCGGTACCGGGCAGGAGCTGCTGGCTGATCCTGAGGTAAGAAGCGCCTATCTCGGCGGAACTTGA
- a CDS encoding branched-chain amino acid ABC transporter substrate-binding protein yields the protein MSLKLIKLPLQVVIAGCLSTALCAHADVMIGVAGPFTGPNATYGAQYWKGASQAVADINAAGGIKGEKIVLVQGDDACEPKQAVAVANRLVDESKVSAVVGHFCSSSTMPASEVYDEAGVLTITPGSTNPQITERGMKGMFRMCGRDDQQGTVAANYMLDVLKAKKIAVIHDKDTYGQGLADATKAALEKRGTKEVLYEGLSRGEKDFNALVTKIGSLKPDVVYFGGCHPEAGPLVRQMREQGVQAKFFSGDCIVTQEMVTAAGGPQYTDGVLMTFGNDPRTIAAGKSVIEKFRAGGFEPEGYTLYAYASIQAIAAAYNGAGKDNEKASEWLKSHSVDTVMGQKSWDGKGDLKVSDYVVYKWDDKGKYHQL from the coding sequence ATGTCTTTGAAACTGATTAAGTTACCCCTTCAGGTTGTGATAGCTGGTTGTTTGAGTACGGCGCTCTGTGCGCATGCAGATGTGATGATTGGCGTGGCAGGTCCGTTTACCGGTCCGAATGCCACCTATGGTGCGCAGTACTGGAAAGGGGCGTCGCAGGCGGTGGCGGATATCAACGCGGCTGGCGGGATCAAGGGAGAGAAAATTGTGCTGGTGCAGGGGGATGATGCCTGCGAACCCAAACAGGCGGTAGCGGTGGCTAACCGGCTGGTGGATGAGTCCAAAGTCTCGGCGGTTGTCGGCCATTTCTGCTCCTCTTCCACCATGCCAGCTTCAGAAGTCTATGACGAAGCGGGCGTGCTAACCATTACTCCTGGCTCCACCAACCCGCAAATCACCGAGCGCGGCATGAAAGGGATGTTCCGCATGTGCGGACGCGACGATCAGCAGGGTACGGTTGCAGCTAACTACATGCTCGACGTGCTGAAAGCGAAAAAGATCGCCGTTATTCATGACAAAGATACCTATGGTCAGGGACTGGCAGACGCCACCAAAGCGGCGCTGGAGAAACGCGGCACCAAAGAAGTGCTGTATGAAGGGTTATCGCGTGGAGAAAAAGACTTTAACGCGTTAGTGACGAAGATCGGATCGCTCAAGCCTGATGTGGTCTACTTCGGCGGCTGCCATCCGGAGGCTGGTCCACTGGTCCGCCAGATGCGTGAGCAGGGCGTGCAGGCCAAATTCTTCTCCGGCGACTGCATCGTCACACAGGAGATGGTGACGGCGGCGGGCGGTCCTCAATATACCGACGGCGTGCTGATGACCTTCGGCAACGATCCGCGCACCATTGCCGCGGGTAAATCGGTGATCGAGAAGTTCCGGGCAGGCGGCTTTGAGCCGGAGGGCTACACCCTCTACGCCTACGCCTCTATCCAGGCGATTGCCGCTGCCTATAACGGCGCGGGTAAAGATAACGAAAAAGCCAGCGAGTGGCTGAAGAGCCACAGCGTCGATACGGTCATGGGGCAAAAAAGCTGGGATGGCAAGGGCGACCTGAAAGTCTCGGACTATGTGGTCTACAAATGGGATGACAAAGGCAAGTATCACCAGCTGTAA
- a CDS encoding ABC transporter ATP-binding protein — MSDSILRVEHLMMHFGGIKALNDVSLEIERGSVTALIGPNGAGKTTVFNCLTGFYQATGGSILLNAHSRRTDVIQVLGQKIRPGDFLNPARLGSRIYYKMFGGTHLVNRAGLARTFQNIRLFREMSVIENLLVAQHMQANRNLIAGILNTPGYRKAESQALDRAFYWLEVVDLVSCVNRLAGTLSYGQQRRLEIARAMCTGPEMICLDEPAAGLNPVETQALSKIIRFLRQQHGVTVLLIEHDMGMVMEISDHVIVLDHGDVIARGAPAEIQNNASVIAAYLGAEEEEIAG; from the coding sequence ATGAGCGACAGTATTCTGCGTGTTGAGCATCTGATGATGCATTTCGGCGGCATCAAAGCGCTGAACGACGTGAGCCTGGAGATCGAGCGCGGCTCGGTCACGGCATTAATCGGGCCAAACGGCGCGGGGAAAACCACGGTATTTAACTGTCTTACCGGCTTTTATCAGGCCACCGGCGGCTCGATCCTGCTTAACGCCCACTCGCGCAGGACCGATGTCATTCAGGTATTGGGGCAAAAAATCCGTCCCGGCGACTTCCTTAATCCTGCGCGTCTTGGTTCGCGCATCTACTACAAAATGTTCGGCGGCACCCATCTGGTTAACCGTGCCGGCCTGGCACGCACCTTCCAGAATATCCGCCTGTTCCGCGAGATGTCGGTGATAGAGAACCTGCTGGTGGCGCAGCACATGCAGGCTAACCGCAATCTGATCGCCGGGATACTCAACACGCCAGGCTATCGTAAAGCGGAGAGCCAGGCCCTGGACCGCGCCTTTTACTGGCTGGAGGTGGTGGATCTGGTGTCGTGCGTCAACAGGCTGGCCGGTACGCTCTCCTACGGCCAGCAGCGCAGGCTGGAAATTGCGCGCGCCATGTGTACCGGACCGGAAATGATCTGCCTGGATGAGCCTGCGGCGGGGCTGAACCCGGTTGAAACCCAGGCGCTGAGCAAAATCATTCGTTTCCTTCGCCAGCAGCATGGCGTGACGGTCTTACTGATTGAGCATGATATGGGCATGGTGATGGAGATTTCGGACCATGTGATTGTGCTGGATCATGGCGATGTCATCGCCCGCGGCGCGCCCGCGGAAATCCAGAATAATGCCAGCGTTATTGCCGCTTATCTGGGTGCGGAAGAAGAGGAGATTGCCGGATGA